From the Anaeromyxobacter dehalogenans 2CP-1 genome, the window AGCCGTCGCCGCTGGTGGTCCGCTTCGTCGAGGTGGTGCGCGAGGTGCTCCGCCGCGGCGGGTAGCCGGCGGGCGGCGCCGCCTCAGGTCGCGTACTGCGCCTCGCCGTTCCCGAAGGACCAGTTCTCCTTCGCCACCTCGACCAGGCTGACGATGACGTCCTCGCGGCGCACGCCGACCGCCGCGTGCAGGTCGTCGGCGATGCGCCGGAAGAGCGCGCGCTTCATCTCCACGGTGCGCCCGGCGTTGGCGGTGATCTGCACCACCACCACGTCCTCGCCGTGGTCGATGCCGAGGTAGCTCGGGGCGATGCTCAGCCCCTCGTCGCCGTGGCCGGCGATCACCTGGAAGCGATCGTCGGGCGGGACCTTGAACGTGTCCACCAGGGCGCGGTGCACCGCGTCGCCGGCGGCGCGCCGCTGCCCGGGGCCGAGGCGAAGGGTGGTGTCGATCCGGACGAGCGGCATGGGAGATCCTCCGAGCCCGCCTGTCTAGCACGGCGCGCGCCGGCGCGTCGCCGGTCGCGCGGGGCGCGGCGGCCCGCCGGTGCTCGGACGGTGCGCCGTCAGCCGCCCGCGCCGGCGCGGATCCCGGCCGGCGGCGACGCGACGGCCCGCTCGACCTCGTCCGGCCGCGGCGGCTTCGCGAGGTGCCGGTCGAAGCCGGCCTCGTGGGCGGCGTGCACGTCCTCGGGCAGCGCGTAGCCGCTGATCGCCACCAGCAGCAGGCCCGGCCCGCGCTCCCGCCGGAGCGCCCGCGCCACGTCGTAGCCGCTCATGCCCGGCAGGCCGATGTCGCAGAGCACCACGTCGGGCGCGCCGGCGCGCGCCGCCGCCAGCGCGCCCGGACCGTCGTGCGCGATGGCCACCTCGTGCCCGGCGTGGCGGAGCAGCTCGGCGAGCGTCTCGGCCGCGTCCACGTTGTCGTCCACCACCAGCACGCGCCGCGGCCCCGCCGCGCCGGCCGGCGCCGCCGGCGGCGCGAGCAGCGGCTCGGCGCCGCCGGCCGCCAGGGGCAGCTCGATCACCAGCTCGCTGCCGGTGCCGGGCCCGGCGCTGCGGGCCTCCACCGCCCCGCCGTGCAGCTCCACGATCCCCTTCACCAGCGACAGCCCCAGCCCGAGCCCGCCCGCGCTCCGCGCCAGCGACCGATCCGCCTGGACGAACGGCTCGAAGATCCGCCCGAGCAGCTCCGGCGGCATGCCCACGCCGGTGTCGATCACCCGGATCACCGCGCGCCCCTCGCGCGCCGCCGCGCGCACGGTGACCCGGCCGCCGGGGGGCGTGAACTTGGCCGCGTTGCTGAGCAGGTTGCCGACCACCTGCGCCACGCGGGTGGGGTCGGCGTCCGCCCAGAGCGGGCCGGCGGACAGCTCGACCTCGAGCGCGATGCGGCGATCGTCGAGCAGGTCGCGGTAGTCCTCGGCGGTGCGGGCGATCACCTCGGAGAGGTCGATGCGCTCCCGGCGCAGCTCGATCTTCCCCCGCGCGATGCGGGTGACGTCGAGCAGGTCGTCCACGATGCGGGTGAGGTGGTCCACCTGCCGGGCGATGACCTGCAGGGCGCGCCGGCCCTGCGCCGGGCTGGCGGCGGGGTGCGAGAGCAGGTGCAGCGCGCTGCGGATGGGCGCGAGCGGGTTGCGGAGCTCGTGCGAGAGCATCCCCAGGAACTCGTCCTTGCGCCGGTCGATCTCGGTGAGGCGGGCGTTGGCGCTGACCAGCCGCCCGGTCATCCGGTTGAAGGCGCGGGAGAGCGTCCCGATCTCGTCGGGCCGCTCCGCCCCCGCCACCTCGGCGGGGAGGCTGGTCTCGGCGATCCGCTCGGCGGTGCGGGCGATGTCCTCGAGCGGCCGCACCACCGCGCGCGCCGCCAGCAGCGAGAGCGCCGCGGCGGCGAGCAGGCCCACCACCACCGTGGCCGCCGAGATCCACAGGGCCCGGGCGCGGCGCGCCTGCAGCTCGACCACGATCCGGTCGAGGAAGCGCAGGTAGTAGCCGGACACGTCCTTCAGCAGCGCCTCGCTGCGGAACGACATCAGCCCCCAGCGCTCGAGGGCGCGCTCGAGCGCCGGCCCGCCGCCCGGCGCGGCCCGGCGGATCTCGGCGCCGAGCGCGTCCTGCGCGGCCCGGACCTCCACGTACTCGCGCCACACGTCCCCGACGCGCGCCGGCAGCGGGAGCGCCTCGATCTCGCGCATCAGCCCGGCGATGCGCGCGCCGGCCTCGTCGAGGCGCGTCTCCTGCACGCCGCCGGGCGAGCGCGGCAAGGTCAGGAACCAGCGCTCCTCCTCGTGCGTGGCGTCGCCGAGCGCGAACGCCAGCGAGATGGCGGTCCGCACCGCCCGGGCGTCGCGCTCCAGCGTGCGCGCCTGCTGCGCGGACGACCACGCCGCGTAGGCCAGCGCCGCGCAGGCCACGGCGGCGAGCAGCGTGGTGGGCACGAGCAGCCGCCGGCCGACGGTCACCATCGCGCGTCCCCGGGGAGCAGCATGACCGCCTCGGGCGCCACCTGCTCGAGCAGGGCGGGCGCGACGAGCTGGTGCAGGTCGGGCGCGTCGCCGCGCAGCGCGCCCGCGGCGGTGAGCGCGTCGCGCTCGCGGCGCAGCACGTCCAGGAGCACGTTGTCGAGGCCGATCCCCCAGCGCACCCGCTCCAGCTGCGCGGCGAGCGCGGCGTCGCCGGTCTCCGGGAAGCGGCCGCGGATCAGCGCCCGCGCCCCCTCGCGGTCGGCGCGGACGCGCCGCTCGCCGCACGTCAGGCCCCGCAGCAGCGCCCGCAGCGCCGCGGGCCGGGCCGCCAGCACGTCGTCGCGGGTGACGAGGAGCGAGACCTCGACGTAGAGGTCGGTCTGGAACACCTGCGCGTCGGGTCCGAGGCGGCGCTCGGCCTCCTGCGCGGGCGGGTCGGAGAGGACCGCGGCGTCGAGCGCGCCCGCGGCGAGCGCCTCGATCGACTCGGCCGGCGCGCCGGGCACGAGCGCCACCCGATCGCGCGGGACGCCGCCCAGGCGGAGCGCCAGGCCGGCGAAGAAGTCGGCGTTCGTGCCGGGCGCGAGGCCGATCCGGCGCCCGCCCAGGTCGGAGAAGCCGCGGATCCCGCTCGCGGCGCGCACCACCAGGCGCGTGTTGCGGGTCGAGGTGTGCAGGGCGGTGAGCGCGCGGAGCCTGCCGTCGGCGTGGGCGGCCTGGAGCACCGGCGTCTCGAACGCGACCGCCACGTCGGCGCCGCCGGCGCGGAGCAGCGCGAGCGCGTCGCGCCCCAGGTCGAAGGACCGCTCCTCGACGTCCAGCCCCTCGGCGGCGAAGCAGCCGCTGGCGGCGGCCACGAGCGGGAGCGCGGTGGCGGGCTGCCGCACGGAGGCGAGGACCAGGCGCGTCCGCGGCGGCCGGCGATCCCCGCAGGCCACCAGCAGCGCCACGGCCGCGATCAGCGAGGCGAAGCGCACGCGCTCCTCCGCTCAGGTCCGCCCCGGCCTGTGTACCACGCCGGGGGTCCGGGGGAGCGGTGATCCGCCGCCCGTGGCATCGCGCCGCTGGCGCCCGCGGCCGGGCGCTGGGCGCGCGAGGGGACGTCAGCCGGGGAACAGCTCGGCGAGGAGCCGGCGCCAGGCCTCCCGCTCGCGCGCGGGCTCGACGAGCGGGCGGGCGCGCGCCGTCGAGCGACGCAGCTGGAGCAGGAACGCGGGGTCCTCCTCCGCCCGGAGGAGGAGCCCGGCCAGGGCCTGAGGATCGCCCACCGGGAAGTAGCCGGGGTGGTCGGGGCCGAGGAGCCCGACGGTGCCGTCGATGCGGGTGGAGAGCACCGGGACGCCCGCGGCCACCGCCTCGGAGAGCGCGTTCGAGCCGCCCTCCAGGCGCGAGGTGATGACGAGCACCTGGCTTCCGGCCAGGATCGAGAGCGCCTCGCGGCGCCGGTGCTCGCCCAGCCACAGGTATCTCGGGTTCGCCGCCATCTCGGCCCGCGCGGCCGGGGCCGCGTCCGGATCGAGCGCGGCGCCGAGGTGCGCGACCTGGAGGCGCGAGCGGGCGGGGAG encodes:
- a CDS encoding tautomerase family protein, with product MPLVRIDTTLRLGPGQRRAAGDAVHRALVDTFKVPPDDRFQVIAGHGDEGLSIAPSYLGIDHGEDVVVVQITANAGRTVEMKRALFRRIADDLHAAVGVRREDVIVSLVEVAKENWSFGNGEAQYAT
- a CDS encoding ATP-binding response regulator; this translates as MVTVGRRLLVPTTLLAAVACAALAYAAWSSAQQARTLERDARAVRTAISLAFALGDATHEEERWFLTLPRSPGGVQETRLDEAGARIAGLMREIEALPLPARVGDVWREYVEVRAAQDALGAEIRRAAPGGGPALERALERWGLMSFRSEALLKDVSGYYLRFLDRIVVELQARRARALWISAATVVVGLLAAAALSLLAARAVVRPLEDIARTAERIAETSLPAEVAGAERPDEIGTLSRAFNRMTGRLVSANARLTEIDRRKDEFLGMLSHELRNPLAPIRSALHLLSHPAASPAQGRRALQVIARQVDHLTRIVDDLLDVTRIARGKIELRRERIDLSEVIARTAEDYRDLLDDRRIALEVELSAGPLWADADPTRVAQVVGNLLSNAAKFTPPGGRVTVRAAAREGRAVIRVIDTGVGMPPELLGRIFEPFVQADRSLARSAGGLGLGLSLVKGIVELHGGAVEARSAGPGTGSELVIELPLAAGGAEPLLAPPAAPAGAAGPRRVLVVDDNVDAAETLAELLRHAGHEVAIAHDGPGALAAARAGAPDVVLCDIGLPGMSGYDVARALRRERGPGLLLVAISGYALPEDVHAAHEAGFDRHLAKPPRPDEVERAVASPPAGIRAGAGG
- a CDS encoding ABC transporter substrate-binding protein, with the translated sequence MRFASLIAAVALLVACGDRRPPRTRLVLASVRQPATALPLVAAASGCFAAEGLDVEERSFDLGRDALALLRAGGADVAVAFETPVLQAAHADGRLRALTALHTSTRNTRLVVRAASGIRGFSDLGGRRIGLAPGTNADFFAGLALRLGGVPRDRVALVPGAPAESIEALAAGALDAAVLSDPPAQEAERRLGPDAQVFQTDLYVEVSLLVTRDDVLAARPAALRALLRGLTCGERRVRADREGARALIRGRFPETGDAALAAQLERVRWGIGLDNVLLDVLRRERDALTAAGALRGDAPDLHQLVAPALLEQVAPEAVMLLPGDARW